A genomic segment from Balneola sp. encodes:
- a CDS encoding branched-chain amino acid aminotransferase has protein sequence MEDLMTSTALKVERAISSRIGEVDFNNLQFGRLFSDHMFEMVFENGTWGEASIKPFQTIETTPALNALHYGQAVFEGMKAFYVDEETINIFRPDVHFARFNNSCRRMCIPETDYETFIAALEELLRLDKAWVPKDHGTALYLRPVIFASDNYLAARVSDIYNYYIVTSPVGAYYPEGFNPVSLTTPDGYVRAVKGGTGEAKTAGNYAASFLPAKKAQEEGYTQVLWLDAIENKYIEEVGTMNIHFLINDTLVTPELTGSVLAGVTRHSVTELAKEWGYRVEERRISIDEVFEASQNGSLKEVFGSGTAAVISPVGLIHHDGTTINIGNGQIGDVAKRLFDEITGIQYGDIADRYGWVHSVKV, from the coding sequence ATGGAAGATTTAATGACATCAACGGCATTGAAAGTAGAACGAGCTATCTCTAGCAGAATAGGAGAAGTAGATTTTAATAACCTTCAGTTTGGAAGACTATTCAGCGACCATATGTTTGAAATGGTCTTTGAAAACGGAACATGGGGAGAGGCTTCTATTAAACCCTTTCAGACTATCGAGACTACCCCTGCATTAAATGCACTGCATTATGGTCAGGCTGTATTTGAAGGAATGAAGGCTTTTTATGTAGATGAAGAGACTATCAATATTTTCCGACCAGATGTTCATTTTGCCCGCTTCAATAATTCCTGCCGAAGAATGTGCATTCCTGAGACGGACTATGAGACCTTTATTGCTGCTCTTGAAGAATTGCTGAGACTGGACAAAGCATGGGTTCCTAAGGATCACGGTACGGCTCTATATCTCCGCCCGGTTATTTTCGCTAGTGACAATTACCTGGCTGCAAGAGTTTCTGATATTTATAATTACTACATCGTTACTTCTCCAGTGGGAGCGTACTACCCAGAAGGATTTAACCCTGTATCATTAACTACTCCTGATGGCTATGTAAGAGCGGTTAAGGGAGGCACAGGAGAGGCAAAAACGGCAGGTAATTATGCAGCGAGCTTTCTTCCTGCTAAAAAAGCACAGGAAGAAGGATATACCCAGGTACTTTGGTTAGATGCTATCGAAAATAAGTACATCGAAGAAGTAGGTACGATGAACATTCATTTCCTAATCAACGATACCCTGGTTACTCCTGAACTTACTGGTTCTGTATTAGCAGGTGTAACTCGTCATTCTGTTACTGAGCTTGCCAAAGAGTGGGGTTACAGAGTTGAAGAACGAAGGATTTCTATCGATGAAGTATTCGAAGCATCTCAAAATGGAAGCTTGAAAGAAGTATTTGGTTCGGGAACAGCTGCCGTTATCTCACCTGTAGGCTTGATTCACCATGATGGAACAACCATCAATATTGGAAATGGACAGATTGGGGATGTTGCAAAACGACTCTTTGATGAAATCACTGGAATCCAATATGGAGATATTGCAGACCGATACGGTTGGGTTCATTCAGTAAAAGTATAG
- a CDS encoding DNA-3-methyladenine glycosylase I, with protein sequence MQEKIRCDWAKSQSEEYIKYHDEEWGVPVHDDRVHFEFLILEGAQAGLNWATILKKREGYRTAFSDFDPAVVASYDENKIQELLQFEGIVRNKLKVRGAVTNAQNFLKVQKEFGSFDAYIWRFVDGKPIVGGWKTMSEVPVTTPESDALSKDLKKRGFKFVGSTIMYAYMQACGLVNDHTIDCFRFDEV encoded by the coding sequence ATGCAAGAAAAAATCCGTTGTGATTGGGCGAAAAGTCAATCTGAAGAGTACATTAAATACCACGATGAAGAGTGGGGAGTACCGGTTCATGATGACAGGGTCCATTTTGAGTTTCTTATTTTGGAGGGTGCTCAGGCTGGATTAAACTGGGCTACAATTCTCAAAAAAAGAGAAGGGTATCGAACTGCTTTTTCAGATTTTGATCCCGCGGTGGTAGCAAGCTATGATGAGAATAAAATCCAGGAACTACTCCAGTTTGAAGGAATTGTCAGGAATAAATTAAAAGTTAGAGGGGCCGTTACCAATGCCCAGAATTTCCTGAAGGTCCAAAAAGAATTCGGGAGCTTTGATGCTTATATCTGGCGGTTTGTGGATGGGAAACCAATAGTAGGTGGCTGGAAAACCATGAGTGAGGTACCGGTAACCACTCCAGAATCAGACGCATTAAGCAAGGATCTGAAGAAACGAGGATTTAAGTTCGTAGGAAGCACCATTATGTATGCCTATATGCAGGCTTGTGGGCTGGTGAATGATCATACGATCGACTGTTTTAGGTTTGATGAGGTTTGA
- a CDS encoding phosphoenolpyruvate carboxylase, which translates to MPWKSTIHQLAQESKISEHLADQICTLTEILEVLCKERSGESFVELLAEFPLKSREALDENKEEVLAQLQDQIAGMPADTIKEFLRIYTTFFHLVNSLEQHEISRINRKREREETPEKPRNESILEAVYNMKEAGYSLEEAIQVFETMDIQPTITAHPTEARRRSVLSKQHEISKMIAEVGSKSHTEDEKKYLKKEILNQMKLLLMTDEVRAERMSVEDEVENGLFFFTHTIWDVVPSLYRDIRNALETYYGEAGEIPIVLKYRSWIGSDRDGNPNVTSSVTWKTVMEQRKTVLGVYLKKLDHLRRYLSISYKETDISDALRASLRDEETANPLSELYERRYQREPYRRKITHMMQYIQEQLDAINLEKEEVLKVAAKYTSEDFINDLDLIRDSLIENDLAALSEQGRLQDLVICAKTFGFHLTSLDIRQHSRLHEETVEELLKKGQVVDAYSSLSEEQKIEVLEKELQNPRPLSPFKTQRSEVANRVMTVFEEIRDMLALDKNSFGSYIISMTHGVSDMLEVLLIAKELGLWSYIDGQVETHLDVVPLFETVEDLGACSGQMAQMFEHPLFSKQIEARGNFQEIMLGYSDSNKDGGYLTANWALNKAQYDLGMTCRKYGIDFRLFHGTGGTVGRGGGQSNKAIVAMPPVSNNGRIRFTEQGEVISFRYSLHTIAHRHLEQLVNAMVRVTMTQKDKPGYLSDSDYEWDMMQELAQTSMEAYRGLIDDEDFWDWYYGITPIEHIGKLPIASRPVSRGKGGKLTFDGLRAIPWVFAWTQVRYNVPGWYGIGKALTTIFEKYDDAQEIISRWQKEWRFFFTILNNSQREIARTHIATSTIYNEPGNLNFHEKITTDLDKTIKGITTIAGTKEVLEHNPVIQRSILFRNPFTYPLNIIQSELLKRWDKVSTEEEKEELTELIFLNINGIAAAMQSTG; encoded by the coding sequence ATGCCCTGGAAATCTACCATACATCAGCTCGCTCAAGAAAGCAAGATCAGCGAACACTTAGCAGATCAAATCTGTACGTTAACGGAAATCCTCGAAGTACTCTGCAAAGAGCGTTCCGGAGAGTCATTTGTTGAATTGCTTGCCGAATTTCCCCTCAAAAGCAGAGAAGCATTAGATGAGAATAAGGAGGAAGTATTAGCTCAGCTTCAGGATCAGATTGCTGGTATGCCAGCTGACACCATTAAAGAATTTCTGCGCATCTATACTACTTTTTTCCACCTGGTAAATTCTCTTGAACAGCATGAAATCAGCCGGATTAACAGGAAAAGAGAGCGTGAAGAGACACCCGAAAAGCCCAGAAATGAAAGTATTCTTGAAGCGGTCTACAATATGAAGGAGGCTGGATACTCGCTAGAAGAAGCTATCCAGGTGTTTGAAACTATGGACATCCAGCCTACAATTACCGCTCATCCAACAGAAGCTCGAAGGCGAAGTGTGCTCTCCAAGCAGCATGAGATCAGTAAAATGATAGCTGAAGTTGGTAGCAAATCCCACACAGAAGACGAGAAGAAGTATCTGAAAAAAGAAATCCTAAACCAGATGAAGCTTCTACTTATGACAGATGAAGTACGGGCAGAACGTATGTCGGTAGAGGATGAGGTGGAAAATGGACTTTTTTTCTTTACTCATACCATTTGGGACGTGGTGCCAAGCTTATACCGGGATATTCGAAATGCACTGGAAACCTATTATGGTGAGGCCGGAGAGATTCCGATCGTTCTTAAATATCGATCCTGGATAGGTAGTGATAGGGATGGGAATCCAAATGTAACTTCATCAGTGACCTGGAAAACGGTGATGGAACAGCGGAAAACAGTTTTGGGTGTGTACCTGAAGAAACTGGATCACCTACGTAGGTATTTAAGTATTTCCTATAAAGAGACAGATATTTCGGATGCTTTGAGAGCTTCACTTAGGGATGAAGAAACCGCAAATCCGTTGAGTGAATTGTATGAGCGAAGGTATCAAAGGGAGCCATATCGTCGGAAGATCACTCATATGATGCAATATATCCAGGAACAACTGGATGCTATCAACCTCGAAAAGGAAGAAGTACTAAAAGTAGCTGCAAAGTATACTTCGGAAGATTTCATCAATGACCTGGATTTGATCCGAGACAGTTTGATCGAAAACGATTTGGCTGCCCTCAGTGAGCAGGGTAGGCTTCAGGACCTGGTGATCTGCGCCAAAACCTTTGGTTTTCATCTAACCTCGCTGGATATCCGTCAGCATAGCCGACTGCATGAAGAAACAGTAGAGGAGTTACTGAAAAAGGGGCAGGTTGTAGATGCATATTCATCACTTAGTGAAGAACAGAAAATTGAAGTATTAGAAAAAGAGCTGCAAAACCCCCGACCACTTAGTCCATTCAAAACACAGCGCTCAGAAGTGGCGAACAGGGTAATGACGGTATTTGAAGAAATCCGGGATATGCTTGCTCTGGATAAGAATAGTTTTGGTAGTTATATCATCAGTATGACTCATGGAGTCAGCGATATGCTTGAAGTATTGTTGATTGCCAAAGAGCTTGGATTATGGAGTTATATCGACGGGCAGGTAGAAACTCATTTGGATGTAGTACCTCTTTTTGAGACAGTTGAGGATTTAGGAGCGTGTTCCGGGCAAATGGCACAAATGTTTGAGCATCCATTATTCAGCAAGCAAATTGAAGCTCGTGGCAATTTCCAGGAAATTATGCTTGGATACTCCGATAGTAACAAAGATGGTGGATATTTAACTGCTAACTGGGCACTGAACAAAGCTCAATATGATTTGGGGATGACCTGCCGTAAATATGGTATTGATTTTAGGTTATTCCATGGAACAGGTGGTACTGTTGGAAGGGGTGGAGGGCAATCCAATAAAGCGATTGTAGCCATGCCTCCGGTTAGCAATAATGGACGCATTCGATTTACAGAACAAGGAGAAGTAATCTCGTTTAGATACTCACTTCACACTATAGCTCACCGTCACCTGGAGCAGCTTGTGAATGCGATGGTAAGAGTGACTATGACTCAAAAAGACAAACCGGGGTATCTTAGTGATTCCGATTATGAGTGGGATATGATGCAGGAACTGGCTCAAACTTCGATGGAGGCCTATCGAGGGTTGATTGATGATGAGGATTTTTGGGATTGGTATTATGGAATAACTCCTATCGAACATATTGGTAAGCTTCCGATTGCTTCGCGCCCCGTTTCGAGAGGAAAAGGAGGTAAACTTACTTTTGATGGATTAAGAGCCATTCCCTGGGTATTCGCATGGACACAGGTTCGATATAATGTCCCTGGCTGGTATGGAATTGGAAAAGCACTTACTACCATTTTCGAGAAGTATGATGATGCACAGGAGATTATTTCACGCTGGCAGAAAGAATGGCGATTCTTTTTCACAATATTGAACAACTCTCAACGTGAAATAGCACGGACGCATATAGCCACATCTACGATCTATAATGAACCGGGAAATTTGAATTTTCACGAGAAAATCACTACTGATTTAGATAAGACGATAAAAGGAATAACCACTATTGCCGGAACAAAAGAGGTATTAGAGCATAATCCGGTAATACAACGGTCCATTTTATTCAGAAACCCCTTTACATACCCATTAAACATCATTCAGAGTGAACTGCTGAAGAGATGGGATAAGGTTTCAACAGAAGAGGAAAAAGAGGAATTAACAGAGTTGATATTCCTCAACATAAACGGCATAGCGGCTGCTATGCAGAGTACCGGGTAG
- the crcB gene encoding fluoride efflux transporter CrcB codes for MQFSLWTFLAIGAGGFIGAVSRFLLSISVDEYFENSSFPFGIFLTNILGCLLIGLLAGIFEAKAWINTELRLFVFTGLLGGFTTFSTFINDSFLLGKEGAFSFALLNVAGQVLIGLLFVWLGYLLVKLFS; via the coding sequence TTGCAGTTTTCTCTCTGGACTTTTTTGGCGATAGGGGCAGGAGGTTTTATCGGGGCTGTTTCCCGATTTCTGCTTTCTATTTCTGTGGATGAGTACTTTGAGAATTCTTCCTTTCCGTTCGGAATCTTCCTCACCAATATTCTAGGGTGTTTGCTCATTGGCTTGTTAGCTGGAATTTTTGAAGCAAAGGCATGGATAAACACAGAGCTTAGATTATTTGTATTCACTGGATTACTGGGCGGCTTTACCACCTTTTCAACCTTTATAAATGATTCCTTTCTACTTGGTAAAGAAGGGGCTTTTTCATTCGCGCTTCTTAATGTAGCCGGGCAGGTTTTGATAGGGTTACTTTTTGTTTGGCTGGGTTACTTACTGGTGAAGCTTTTTTCCTAG
- a CDS encoding glyoxylate/hydroxypyruvate reductase A, whose translation MSLLLISKGRDMNPWKEALLEVDSNLDIDVWPRVENKQRVTFALSWRHPEKVLDGYPNLTVVSSLGAGVDHILKDESIPKAVKIARVVIPSLKEQMAEYVLNAVQNYRLHTSRYVDQKREGFWSTHEPVPKDQCTVGILGLGEMGIEVAKSLMANGFSVNGWSSTKKEVDGVHCFSGDELNEFLAATNVLVCLLPLTEQTKGILDLDVFKKLKSPSFIINVARGAHLIEEDLIYALDIGVLEAACLDVFEEEPLPENHIFWNRPKIMITPHVASLTNPKEAAELIVENYKRSLSGMPLLYEVDRTKGY comes from the coding sequence ATGTCTCTCTTACTCATTTCAAAAGGTCGTGATATGAATCCGTGGAAAGAAGCCCTCCTGGAAGTGGATTCTAACCTGGATATTGATGTGTGGCCTAGGGTTGAAAACAAACAACGAGTCACTTTTGCTTTAAGTTGGAGACATCCTGAAAAAGTATTAGATGGATATCCAAATCTTACGGTGGTTTCTTCATTAGGCGCGGGAGTAGATCATATTCTCAAGGATGAGAGTATCCCCAAGGCTGTTAAAATAGCCCGGGTTGTTATCCCTTCTTTAAAAGAACAAATGGCTGAATATGTATTGAATGCCGTTCAAAATTACAGGCTTCATACCTCAAGATATGTAGATCAAAAAAGAGAAGGCTTTTGGAGTACTCATGAACCCGTTCCCAAAGATCAATGTACAGTAGGCATCCTGGGATTAGGAGAAATGGGCATTGAAGTTGCGAAATCGTTAATGGCTAATGGTTTTTCAGTTAATGGATGGTCATCAACAAAAAAAGAGGTTGATGGAGTACACTGCTTTTCTGGTGATGAGTTGAATGAGTTTTTAGCTGCCACTAATGTTTTGGTTTGCCTACTTCCTCTTACTGAGCAAACAAAAGGCATTCTGGATTTGGATGTGTTCAAAAAACTCAAGTCTCCGTCTTTCATCATTAATGTTGCGAGGGGTGCGCATCTTATTGAGGAGGATTTAATCTATGCGCTGGATATAGGCGTACTTGAAGCCGCTTGTTTGGATGTGTTTGAAGAAGAACCACTTCCTGAAAACCATATTTTCTGGAATCGACCAAAGATTATGATCACCCCCCATGTGGCATCATTGACTAATCCTAAAGAAGCCGCTGAACTTATAGTAGAAAATTATAAGCGATCACTTTCGGGAATGCCTCTTTTGTATGAGGTGGATAGAACAAAGGGGTATTAA
- a CDS encoding sulfite exporter TauE/SafE family protein has product MFWAWLGALVIGLSLGLLGSGGSILTVPVLIYLVDQPEKVAIAESLGIVASISLFGAIPYAWRKEIDWKSVLWFGVPGMVGTYYGATLSQFLSGNSQLIIFAIVMLLAAFLMVKDNPRLKKEKGYSAPRYILILEGAIVGIVTGLVGVGGGFLIIPALVLFGGLKMRIAVGTSLTIIAAKSFIGFYKYLDVLRVEKLNIDWELLAIFTAIGIIGSMVGGRLSKKVPQKSLKKGFGVFLIGMGAFILWSNLSKTFMV; this is encoded by the coding sequence ATCAGGGGGCTCGATTCTTACAGTACCAGTACTTATTTATCTGGTTGACCAGCCTGAAAAAGTGGCTATAGCTGAATCACTTGGGATCGTTGCTTCCATTAGTTTATTTGGGGCTATCCCTTATGCATGGCGCAAGGAAATAGATTGGAAAAGCGTGCTATGGTTTGGTGTTCCGGGAATGGTAGGAACTTATTATGGGGCGACACTCTCTCAGTTTCTTTCAGGGAATTCCCAATTAATCATTTTTGCGATAGTAATGCTTTTAGCTGCTTTTTTAATGGTGAAGGATAATCCGCGCCTGAAAAAGGAGAAAGGGTATTCTGCTCCTCGATATATACTCATCCTGGAAGGTGCTATCGTCGGGATAGTTACCGGATTAGTAGGAGTAGGTGGAGGATTCTTGATCATACCGGCGCTGGTTTTATTCGGTGGATTAAAAATGAGGATCGCTGTTGGAACAAGCCTTACTATTATCGCAGCAAAGAGTTTTATCGGTTTCTATAAATATCTGGATGTGCTCCGAGTTGAGAAGCTGAATATTGATTGGGAACTACTGGCAATTTTCACCGCCATAGGAATTATCGGTAGTATGGTTGGTGGAAGACTAAGTAAAAAGGTACCTCAGAAATCACTAAAGAAGGGATTTGGAGTATTCTTGATTGGCATGGGTGCTTTTATCCTCTGGAGTAATCTGTCTAAGACCTTTATGGTTTAG
- a CDS encoding amino acid permease: MNTSTKEKLPRKLGTWGIWLLVVNGLIGAGIFGLPSGANALAGSYSVWIYAFCAILILPVILSFAELGSYFRGTGGPVRYGTEAFGPFIGFQSGWLYYMARMISFAANSVLLVESIGYFYAPAGEGIGRIISLAIICGALTFVNVLGSVESIRSLAAFTVLKFSVLIMLVFGGLVMLGGEILPSFESQQPITENLGAATLLLIYAFVGFEGGVVPAGETKNPERDMPRALILGLGSIVILYMLIQLVAEAAVPDLASSTSPLLDASSALFGEIGAVILMIGVATSVTGNLVSNMFSTPRLTYALSLDKSLPNWFGKVHSKFLTPSNSVIFFGVFSFIGAALGSFTALAAMTVLSRVFFYIITCAAVPKLRPKFKGENTFTLKGGYTIPVLGILACLWLMFQVSLKNIWMTALFIAVGSILYWIGRKQVRD, encoded by the coding sequence ATGAATACATCCACCAAAGAAAAACTACCCCGAAAACTTGGAACCTGGGGAATTTGGCTTCTTGTTGTAAATGGGTTAATCGGGGCGGGTATTTTTGGACTTCCTAGTGGAGCAAATGCCCTGGCAGGATCTTACAGCGTATGGATTTATGCCTTCTGTGCTATTCTTATCTTGCCTGTAATTCTCAGCTTTGCTGAATTGGGTAGCTACTTCAGAGGTACAGGTGGCCCTGTTAGATATGGTACAGAAGCTTTCGGCCCTTTCATCGGATTCCAAAGTGGATGGCTGTACTACATGGCTCGGATGATTTCCTTTGCTGCTAATTCCGTTCTCCTGGTCGAAAGTATAGGATATTTTTATGCTCCTGCTGGTGAAGGTATTGGACGTATTATCTCTCTGGCTATTATTTGTGGAGCACTTACCTTTGTCAATGTGCTTGGCTCCGTTGAATCAATTCGTTCACTTGCTGCCTTTACTGTCTTAAAATTTTCTGTACTCATCATGCTGGTATTTGGTGGGTTGGTGATGCTTGGTGGTGAAATTCTGCCTTCTTTCGAATCACAGCAACCAATTACTGAAAACCTTGGGGCTGCTACCCTTCTGCTTATATATGCTTTCGTAGGTTTTGAAGGAGGTGTTGTCCCTGCCGGTGAAACCAAGAATCCTGAACGAGATATGCCCAGAGCACTGATTCTTGGTTTAGGTTCTATTGTAATTCTCTATATGCTTATCCAGCTTGTAGCAGAGGCAGCAGTCCCTGATTTAGCTTCTTCAACTTCTCCACTACTGGATGCATCTTCGGCCTTATTTGGAGAAATAGGTGCTGTGATACTTATGATTGGAGTAGCAACTTCTGTGACCGGAAACCTGGTTAGTAATATGTTCTCTACTCCCCGGCTTACCTATGCCCTTTCTCTTGATAAATCACTCCCTAACTGGTTTGGAAAAGTTCATTCCAAATTCCTAACACCCTCAAATTCAGTGATTTTCTTTGGGGTTTTTTCTTTTATCGGTGCTGCTTTGGGTTCTTTTACTGCATTGGCGGCCATGACCGTTCTTTCTCGGGTGTTCTTCTATATCATCACTTGTGCAGCTGTACCAAAACTCCGCCCGAAGTTTAAAGGTGAGAATACCTTTACTCTAAAAGGAGGTTATACTATACCCGTTCTTGGGATTTTAGCCTGCCTTTGGCTGATGTTCCAGGTGAGCCTGAAGAACATTTGGATGACTGCTCTTTTTATCGCGGTAGGTTCAATTTTGTATTGGATTGGTAGGAAGCAGGTTAGGGACTAG
- a CDS encoding hydrolase codes for MKRTRSILILCGALLFSQNLAAFQAVDEVQKTIQSTRLTAEEKAAFRFDGNLKESFWQSIPSASGFTQQSPVEGDPATERTEVKIAYDDKYMYIGVILYDSDPSQIKAFQKRRDQRIVSDERFVWIFDTFNDQRNAYFMEINPNGMRTDGLVSSGQGGGINLNWDGIWDARTYIGEFGWSAEIKIPFGTLNFDENSDHWGVNFMRVIRRKNETALWTGHRRNQGIARPQDAGLITGLRNISQGLGLEVVPFGISTVSSDQTGSETENELSPDAGVDINYNITPSLKASVTFNTDFAEAEVDQRQVNLTRFPIAFPEQRDFFLEGANIYSFAPSSGINPYFSRRIGLNSGNPIPITYGARLLGNVGENNLAILHVRTGESGDLDAENFSVARLKRNIGSESTIGLIYTRRSTADVDSLQDRHTLGADLELATSSFLGDKNLQFQAFFVFHNPAEVDDNTSEFLDRSSRGFRLNFPNRPWSGHVSYREFGEAFNPAVGFARRVAFRRLQPSIDFTPQFSNSNTIDQVRWGIRFEHLTDLDFTLLTQNLIFTLGDVRFSSGDRVFWRVGRNYELLDFEFDIRRDGSIIIPIDEYTNWNTEFGINTAQFRKISAGLEVEYNGFWTGTETEVEAELNFRPIPGIELSPSYTRRMIRLPEGDFNADILLLEGVWDLTTELFFTTNLQYDNVSGGVGLNNRLRWIITPGSNLFLVYNHNWEENVLGQLETATQAGIVKLSYTHRF; via the coding sequence TTGAAAAGAACTCGATCAATACTAATACTCTGTGGGGCATTACTTTTTAGTCAAAACCTAGCTGCATTTCAGGCTGTTGATGAGGTACAGAAAACCATCCAATCAACTCGATTGACCGCAGAAGAGAAAGCTGCATTTCGATTCGATGGAAATTTAAAAGAATCTTTTTGGCAATCTATTCCCTCTGCTTCTGGATTTACCCAACAATCACCGGTTGAAGGTGATCCGGCTACCGAGAGAACCGAAGTAAAAATAGCTTACGACGATAAGTATATGTACATAGGAGTTATTCTATATGATAGCGATCCGTCCCAAATCAAAGCATTTCAGAAACGAAGAGACCAGCGTATTGTATCCGATGAACGTTTTGTCTGGATCTTTGACACGTTCAACGATCAACGGAATGCCTATTTCATGGAGATCAACCCAAATGGAATGAGAACCGATGGTTTGGTGAGTTCTGGTCAGGGTGGGGGCATCAATCTAAATTGGGACGGCATTTGGGATGCCCGGACTTATATCGGTGAATTCGGTTGGTCTGCGGAGATAAAAATCCCATTCGGTACCCTCAACTTTGATGAAAATAGCGATCACTGGGGGGTAAATTTTATGCGGGTGATCCGACGAAAAAATGAGACTGCTCTTTGGACAGGTCATAGAAGAAATCAAGGGATTGCCCGACCACAAGATGCAGGCCTAATAACAGGTTTAAGGAATATTTCACAGGGATTGGGACTCGAAGTCGTTCCATTTGGAATCAGCACCGTTTCCAGTGATCAAACCGGGAGTGAAACGGAAAATGAGTTAAGTCCTGATGCCGGTGTTGATATCAATTATAATATTACCCCCAGCTTGAAAGCCTCTGTTACCTTTAACACTGATTTCGCCGAAGCGGAAGTGGATCAACGGCAGGTGAACCTTACTCGTTTTCCAATCGCTTTTCCGGAACAAAGGGACTTCTTTTTGGAAGGAGCTAATATTTATTCATTTGCTCCAAGTAGTGGAATCAATCCTTATTTCAGCCGAAGAATTGGGCTAAATTCGGGTAACCCGATTCCCATCACCTATGGAGCCCGGTTATTAGGAAATGTTGGAGAAAACAACCTCGCAATACTACATGTGCGAACCGGCGAAAGTGGTGATCTGGATGCCGAGAATTTTTCCGTAGCCAGGCTAAAACGCAATATTGGAAGCGAAAGTACGATCGGGCTTATTTACACACGTCGTTCAACCGCTGATGTCGATTCTTTACAGGATCGACACACTCTTGGTGCTGATTTAGAATTAGCAACCTCATCATTTTTGGGAGATAAAAACCTTCAGTTTCAGGCGTTCTTTGTATTTCATAATCCTGCTGAAGTGGATGACAATACTTCGGAGTTTTTAGATCGTTCATCTCGTGGGTTTCGTTTGAATTTCCCAAACCGCCCTTGGTCCGGGCATGTTTCATACCGTGAATTTGGCGAGGCCTTTAATCCGGCTGTTGGCTTTGCACGAAGAGTTGCATTTCGACGATTACAACCCTCTATCGATTTTACCCCACAGTTCTCAAACAGCAATACCATAGATCAGGTTAGATGGGGAATCAGGTTTGAGCATCTCACGGACCTGGATTTTACGCTTCTAACACAAAACCTAATTTTCACACTCGGTGATGTAAGATTTTCGTCAGGCGATCGAGTTTTTTGGAGAGTAGGCAGAAATTACGAGTTACTGGATTTCGAGTTTGATATTCGCCGTGATGGAAGCATTATCATCCCGATTGATGAGTACACAAACTGGAATACAGAATTTGGGATAAATACCGCACAGTTCAGAAAAATATCCGCAGGCTTGGAAGTTGAATACAATGGATTCTGGACAGGTACCGAGACGGAAGTAGAAGCCGAGCTAAACTTTCGACCCATTCCCGGAATAGAACTATCCCCAAGTTATACCCGAAGAATGATTCGATTACCGGAGGGTGATTTTAATGCCGATATCCTATTGCTTGAAGGAGTTTGGGATTTAACAACCGAGCTATTTTTCACAACCAATCTGCAATATGATAATGTGAGCGGAGGAGTGGGTTTAAACAACAGGCTACGCTGGATTATTACTCCCGGATCGAACCTGTTTCTGGTCTACAATCACAACTGGGAAGAGAACGTGCTAGGTCAGTTAGAAACAGCTACCCAAGCCGGGATTGTGAAACTAAGCTATACTCATCGGTTTTAG